In one Bombyx mori chromosome 22, ASM3026992v2 genomic region, the following are encoded:
- the LOC101741761 gene encoding four and a half LIM domains protein 2 isoform X6, giving the protein MSADVLSEDLKSRLHLTMKTVGQDRIRRARENNEDVAILSMFLPNATAERENKKFCCALRERCLLGDPRKTVAGTKKMEYKTRQWHEKCFCCVVCKNPIGTKSFIPREQEIYCAGCYEDKFATRCVKCNKIITQGGVTYKNEPWHRECFTCTNCNTSLAGQRFTSRDEKPYCAECFGELFAKRCTSCTKPITGIGGTRFISFEDRHWHNDCFICAQCKTSLVGKGFITDGQDIICPECAKQKLM; this is encoded by the exons atgtcAGCGGACGTCTTGAGTGAAGATTTGAAGTCCCGCCTTCATTTGACAATGAAGACAGTCGGACAAGATAGGATAAGGCGAGCGCGGGAAAACAATGAAGACGTTGCGATATTATCTATGTTTCTTCCCAACGCGACCGCGGAGAGGGAGAACAAGAAGTTTTGCTGTGCGTTACGGGAGAGATGTTTGTTAGGAGATCCAAGGAAAACTGTTGCAG GAACCAAGAAGATGGAGTACAAGACCAGGCAGTGGCACGAGAAGTGCTTCTGCTGCGTTGTCTGCAAGAACCCGATCGGCACGAAGAGCTTCATCCCGCGCGAGCAAGAGATCTACTGCGCCGGCTGCTACGAGGACAAGTTCGCCACCCGCTGCGTCAAGTGTAACAAG ATAATCACACAAGGCGGCGTGACGTACAAGAACGAGCCATGGCACCGCGAGTGCTTCACGTGCACGAACTGCAACACGTCGCTCGCCGGCCAGCGGTTCACTTCGCGCGACGAGAAGCCCTACTGCGCCGAGTGCTTCGGGGAACTGTTCGCCAAGCGCTGCACTTCTTGCACCAAGCCCATCACAG GTATCGGCGGCACCCGCTTCATCTCGTTCGAAGACAGACACTGGCACAACGACTGCTTCATCTGCGCGCAGTGCAAGACCTCGCTCGTCGGCAAGGGCTTCATCACCGACGGACAGGACATCATCTGTCCCGAGTGCGCCAAGCAGAAGCTCATGTAA
- the LOC101742199 gene encoding uracil phosphoribosyltransferase homolog isoform X1, with amino-acid sequence MEIIDQDIRQWDADDVKEQFGDSLTLLPSNDNIKELQTILRDKNTSRSDFKFYADRLIRLVIEESLNKLPYTECEVVTPTGAIYKGLKYGAGNCGVSIVRSGEAMEQGLRDCCRSIRIGKILVESDTDTHEAHVVYAKFPEDIARRQVLLMYPIMSTGNTVKQAVNVLKQHGVKEERIILSNLFCTPAAVQAVVDHVPKMKILTSELHPVAPNHFGQKYFGTD; translated from the exons ATGGAAATAATTGATCAAGACATCAGGCAGTGGGACGCAGATGATGTTAAAGAACAGTTCGGGGACAGTCTGACTCTTTTGCCATCTAATGATAACATAAAAGAATTACAAACCATACTACGGGACAA gAACACAAGTCGTAGTGATTTCAAGTTCTATGCGGATCGTCTCATTCGTCTGGTAATAGAAGAGAGTTTGAACAAATTACCTTATACTGAGTGTGAGGTTGTTACTCCTACTGGAGCAATATATAAAGGACTTAAATATGGAGCTGGGAACTGTGGTGTGTCTATTGTGCGTTCAGGAGAAGCAATGGAACAG GGCCTTAGAGACTGTTGTAGATCTATTCGGATTGGTAAAATCTTAGTAGAAAGTGATACTGACACACATGAAGCTCATGTTGTATATGCGAAGTTTCCAGAAGACATTGCAAGACGACAGGTGTTGCTCATGTACCCAATAATGTCTACAGGAAATACAGTTAAACag gcTGTAAATGTATTAAAGCAACACGGAGTCAAAGAAGAAAGAATCATTTTATCGAATTTATTCTGCACACCGGCAGCGGTACAAGCTGTAGTCGATCACGTAcccaaaatgaaaatattaacttCGGAGCTGCATCCTGTGGCCCCAAATCATTTCGGACAGAAGTACTTCGGAACTGATTGA
- the LOC101742199 gene encoding uracil phosphoribosyltransferase homolog isoform X2: MVWNTSRSDFKFYADRLIRLVIEESLNKLPYTECEVVTPTGAIYKGLKYGAGNCGVSIVRSGEAMEQGLRDCCRSIRIGKILVESDTDTHEAHVVYAKFPEDIARRQVLLMYPIMSTGNTVKQAVNVLKQHGVKEERIILSNLFCTPAAVQAVVDHVPKMKILTSELHPVAPNHFGQKYFGTD, translated from the exons ATGGTTTG gAACACAAGTCGTAGTGATTTCAAGTTCTATGCGGATCGTCTCATTCGTCTGGTAATAGAAGAGAGTTTGAACAAATTACCTTATACTGAGTGTGAGGTTGTTACTCCTACTGGAGCAATATATAAAGGACTTAAATATGGAGCTGGGAACTGTGGTGTGTCTATTGTGCGTTCAGGAGAAGCAATGGAACAG GGCCTTAGAGACTGTTGTAGATCTATTCGGATTGGTAAAATCTTAGTAGAAAGTGATACTGACACACATGAAGCTCATGTTGTATATGCGAAGTTTCCAGAAGACATTGCAAGACGACAGGTGTTGCTCATGTACCCAATAATGTCTACAGGAAATACAGTTAAACag gcTGTAAATGTATTAAAGCAACACGGAGTCAAAGAAGAAAGAATCATTTTATCGAATTTATTCTGCACACCGGCAGCGGTACAAGCTGTAGTCGATCACGTAcccaaaatgaaaatattaacttCGGAGCTGCATCCTGTGGCCCCAAATCATTTCGGACAGAAGTACTTCGGAACTGATTGA